Proteins encoded within one genomic window of Akkermansiaceae bacterium:
- the gluQRS gene encoding tRNA glutamyl-Q(34) synthetase GluQRS: MTHLRTRFAPSPTGKLHLGHAMAAWVAKALADAHGGTFLLRHEDIDLTRVREEYYSGIEEDLLWLGLDWQGTPLRQTTRIPAYEAALERLKEMGVAYPCFCTRREINEMGAPHGPEGPLYPGACRELPVEVRQEKLAAGLSHAWRLDAGKAACRAGRRLTFNDLMHGVAVVDEDLLGDVVLARKDIGTAYHLAVVVDDAFQEITHVTRGEDLLHSTHVHRLLQELLGLPEPVYLHHPLVLDDSGKRLAKRHDALAVAAMREAGAPPAEILSRIQDPAVIRAITASTTSGSV; the protein is encoded by the coding sequence ATGACCCACCTCCGCACCCGCTTCGCTCCCAGCCCCACGGGAAAGCTTCACCTCGGCCATGCGATGGCGGCGTGGGTGGCGAAGGCTCTGGCGGATGCACACGGCGGCACTTTCCTGCTGCGGCATGAGGACATCGACCTGACCCGCGTGCGGGAGGAATACTACAGCGGCATCGAGGAAGATCTGCTCTGGCTGGGGCTGGATTGGCAGGGCACTCCTTTGCGCCAGACCACACGTATCCCCGCCTATGAGGCCGCGCTGGAGCGGCTGAAAGAAATGGGGGTGGCCTACCCGTGCTTCTGCACCCGGCGGGAGATCAACGAGATGGGTGCCCCCCACGGTCCGGAAGGTCCGCTCTATCCCGGTGCCTGCCGGGAACTGCCCGTGGAGGTCCGGCAGGAAAAACTGGCCGCGGGACTCTCCCACGCCTGGCGGCTGGATGCCGGAAAGGCGGCGTGCCGGGCGGGACGCAGGCTCACTTTCAACGACCTGATGCACGGCGTGGCGGTGGTGGATGAAGACCTGCTGGGAGACGTGGTGCTGGCGCGGAAAGACATCGGCACGGCCTACCATCTCGCCGTGGTGGTGGATGACGCTTTCCAGGAAATCACCCATGTGACACGCGGGGAGGACCTCCTCCACTCCACCCATGTCCACCGGCTGCTGCAGGAACTGCTGGGACTGCCGGAGCCGGTCTATCTCCACCACCCGCTGGTGCTGGATGACAGCGGCAAGCGGCTGGCAAAGCGGCATGACGCACTGGCCGTCGCCGCCATGAGGGAAGCCGGAGCCCCCCCTGCGGAGATCCTTTCGCGGATTCAGGATCCGGCGGTGATCCGGGCGATCACGGCGTCCACGACCTCCGGCAGCGTCTGA
- a CDS encoding NADH-quinone oxidoreductase subunit C, whose product MAKGEDTAKLNEVFGTKVAGITEFRGETTLHVAVADLHAVLGKCRDDLGYELVLDISSVDHFGDDPRFEVVYELATLDDARHLRVKAKVSEDEEVPSAVDIWAGADWHEREVWDMMGIRFSGHPNMKRILMWEGYPFFPLRKDFPLAGRPTDMPDVAFTGVAPLEGGPFVTSAGAADVIRREPRARVID is encoded by the coding sequence ATGGCCAAAGGAGAAGACACCGCGAAGCTCAACGAAGTGTTCGGAACGAAAGTCGCCGGAATCACCGAATTCCGGGGCGAAACCACCCTTCACGTCGCAGTGGCGGATCTCCATGCGGTTCTCGGGAAATGCCGGGATGACCTTGGCTATGAACTGGTGCTGGACATCTCCAGCGTCGATCACTTCGGGGATGATCCCCGTTTCGAGGTCGTCTATGAACTGGCCACGCTGGATGACGCACGCCACCTGCGGGTGAAGGCGAAAGTCAGTGAGGATGAGGAAGTGCCCAGCGCCGTGGACATCTGGGCCGGTGCGGACTGGCATGAGCGCGAGGTGTGGGACATGATGGGCATCCGTTTTTCCGGCCACCCGAACATGAAGCGCATCCTCATGTGGGAGGGTTATCCGTTCTTCCCGCTGCGGAAGGACTTCCCGCTCGCCGGACGGCCGACGGACATGCCGGATGTGGCGTTCACCGGCGTGGCTCCGCTGGAGGGCGGACCCTTCGTCACCAGCGCGGGAGCCGCGGATGTCATCCGCCGGGAGCCGCGCGCCCGGGTCATCGACTGA
- the nuoB gene encoding NADH-quinone oxidoreductase subunit NuoB: MVTDSSSIAHAAYDSKIEGNVIFTQLDAAMNWMRKNSLWPMPMGLACCAIELMATASSRFDISRFGMEVMRFSPRQSDVMIVAGTVTYKMALAVKRVWDQMPEPKWCIAMGACASSGGMYRSYAVLQGIDQLIPVDVYISGCPPRPEALIEGMMRLQRKIEGESAVEDQKRTMIEEMA, from the coding sequence ATGGTAACCGACTCCTCCTCGATCGCTCATGCCGCCTATGATTCGAAGATCGAGGGCAACGTCATCTTCACCCAGCTTGACGCGGCGATGAACTGGATGCGGAAGAACTCGCTGTGGCCGATGCCGATGGGCCTCGCCTGCTGCGCCATCGAGCTGATGGCCACCGCTTCCAGCCGCTTTGACATCTCCCGTTTCGGCATGGAGGTCATGCGCTTTTCCCCGCGCCAGAGTGACGTGATGATCGTCGCCGGCACGGTGACCTACAAGATGGCACTGGCGGTGAAGCGCGTATGGGACCAGATGCCGGAGCCGAAGTGGTGCATCGCCATGGGGGCCTGCGCCTCCAGCGGCGGGATGTACCGCAGCTACGCGGTGCTGCAGGGCATCGACCAGCTCATCCCCGTGGACGTCTATATTTCGGGCTGCCCGCCACGGCCGGAAGCCCTCATCGAAGGCATGATGCGCTTGCAGCGGAAGATCGAGGGCGAGAGCGCCGTCGAGGACCAGAAGCGCACGATGATCGAGGAAATGGCCTGA
- a CDS encoding rhomboid family intramembrane serine protease, translating to MRCSGVYFSELGHRLRSILSARASWGVVLVLVAVQVLVSVAGGYEALPWIFQKFGLSRSGISDGEVWQLFSYGLLHGGLLHVGINCLCIVMIGARVEHVLGKGRVVKTLAAGVFVGGLAHLMLDDGGPLVGVSGGCVALLILLTTLSPDSKMWPIPVSARTLGIGVMMVELVFALVDLNPDVPGFTKVVELFTDAGLAGQGYSIGHACHFGGGMAGFFMGLWLLRPRVTIATLRRDRERREARKVKSGEA from the coding sequence ATGCGATGTTCCGGTGTGTACTTTTCCGAATTGGGGCACCGGCTGAGGTCGATTTTGTCGGCCCGGGCCTCATGGGGGGTGGTGCTGGTCCTCGTTGCCGTGCAGGTGCTGGTTTCCGTGGCGGGGGGGTATGAGGCGCTGCCTTGGATTTTCCAGAAATTCGGGCTCAGCCGGAGTGGGATTTCGGACGGAGAGGTGTGGCAGTTGTTCAGCTACGGCCTGCTCCATGGCGGGCTGCTGCATGTGGGGATCAACTGCCTGTGCATCGTGATGATCGGTGCGCGGGTGGAGCATGTGCTGGGAAAGGGGCGGGTCGTGAAGACCCTGGCGGCCGGTGTTTTTGTCGGCGGCTTGGCCCACCTCATGTTGGATGACGGCGGTCCCTTGGTGGGGGTTTCCGGCGGGTGTGTCGCGCTGCTCATCCTGCTCACCACCCTGTCCCCGGACTCAAAGATGTGGCCCATCCCGGTATCCGCCCGGACGCTGGGCATCGGCGTCATGATGGTGGAACTGGTTTTCGCGCTGGTGGACCTGAATCCGGATGTCCCCGGTTTCACCAAAGTCGTGGAACTGTTCACGGACGCGGGGCTGGCCGGTCAGGGATACAGCATCGGCCACGCCTGTCACTTCGGTGGAGGCATGGCCGGCTTCTTCATGGGGCTGTGGCTGTTGCGGCCCCGGGTGACCATCGCCACCCTCCGCCGTGACCGGGAACGGAGGGAGGCGAGGAAGGTCAAGTCCGGGGAAGCATAG
- the gntK gene encoding gluconokinase, with protein sequence MESTNRVFVVMGVSGSGKSVVASEVARKVGGAMLDGDFLHPRANILKMSSGQSLNDDDRAPWLTALNDAAFAMKRTNAYSFIVCSALKARYRDRLREGNPDLTFIYLKGSYDLILGRMQARPGHFFKPQMLVTQFEALEEPVEDEADVIVIPIDQTLPEVVDAVIARITAGS encoded by the coding sequence ATGGAATCAACGAACAGGGTCTTCGTGGTGATGGGGGTTTCCGGCAGCGGGAAATCCGTGGTGGCTTCCGAAGTGGCGCGGAAAGTGGGCGGCGCGATGCTCGACGGTGACTTCCTCCACCCGCGGGCGAACATCCTCAAGATGTCCTCCGGCCAGTCGCTCAACGACGATGACCGTGCTCCCTGGCTGACCGCCCTGAATGACGCCGCTTTCGCGATGAAGCGCACGAACGCGTATTCGTTCATCGTCTGCTCCGCGCTGAAGGCCCGCTACCGCGACCGCCTGCGGGAGGGGAATCCAGACCTCACCTTCATCTATCTGAAAGGCAGCTACGATCTCATTCTCGGACGGATGCAGGCGCGTCCCGGACATTTCTTCAAACCACAGATGCTGGTCACCCAGTTTGAGGCGCTGGAGGAGCCCGTGGAGGATGAGGCGGATGTCATCGTGATCCCGATCGATCAGACGCTGCCGGAGGTCGTGGACGCCGTGATCGCCCGGATCACCGCCGGATCCTGA
- a CDS encoding cytochrome c oxidase subunit II, which translates to MSPSKFLGIPENFSLHGADVDHIMDVVHWFMIALFVGWTIFFLFCLWRFRQSRNPKASYEGVRSHLSSHLEIGVIIIEAVLLLGFAFPLWADRTDKWDHVQRQNPTRVRVVGWQFGWTYHYPGADGKFGRIDPALISGTNQLGIDYSDPNALDDFTAPLLKLPLNRPSVLNIGSLDVIHNYSIIPMRIQQDAIPGKEIPMWFTPIAPLETFVVCGQLCGEGHGNMTGTMEVVPAADFDKWQEEQTKAALEANQKAQAAKAPASPAEQVAPAPVPQPAPTEQPADANAPAPADANAPAPADANAPAPADANAPAPADATAPAPAPAQ; encoded by the coding sequence TTCCAAGTTCCTCGGCATTCCTGAAAACTTCTCCCTCCACGGCGCGGACGTGGATCATATCATGGACGTCGTCCATTGGTTCATGATCGCGCTCTTCGTGGGCTGGACGATTTTCTTCCTGTTCTGCCTGTGGCGTTTCCGCCAGTCGCGCAATCCGAAGGCGTCCTATGAAGGCGTGCGCAGCCACCTTTCCAGCCACCTTGAGATCGGCGTGATCATCATCGAGGCCGTGCTTCTCCTCGGCTTCGCCTTCCCGCTGTGGGCGGACCGGACCGACAAGTGGGACCACGTGCAGCGCCAGAACCCGACGCGCGTCCGCGTCGTCGGCTGGCAGTTCGGCTGGACCTACCACTACCCCGGTGCCGACGGCAAGTTCGGCCGCATCGACCCCGCGCTCATCAGCGGCACCAACCAGCTCGGCATCGACTACAGCGACCCGAACGCCCTCGACGACTTCACCGCCCCGCTGCTGAAGCTTCCGCTCAACCGTCCGTCCGTCCTCAACATCGGCAGCCTGGACGTCATCCACAACTACTCCATCATCCCGATGCGCATCCAGCAGGACGCCATCCCCGGGAAGGAGATCCCGATGTGGTTCACCCCCATCGCTCCGCTGGAAACCTTCGTCGTCTGCGGACAGCTCTGCGGTGAAGGCCACGGCAACATGACCGGCACCATGGAAGTGGTTCCCGCCGCCGACTTTGACAAATGGCAGGAGGAGCAGACCAAGGCCGCGCTCGAGGCGAACCAGAAAGCCCAAGCCGCCAAGGCTCCGGCTTCCCCTGCGGAACAGGTCGCTCCCGCGCCCGTGCCGCAGCCCGCTCCGACCGAGCAGCCTGCCGATGCGAACGCGCCTGCTCCCGCCGATGCGAACGCACCTGCTCCCGCCGACGCGAACGCACCTGCTCCCGCCGACGCGAACGCACCTGCTCCCGCCGACGCGACTGCCCCGGCACCTGCTCCCGCCCAGTAA
- a CDS encoding DUF3820 family protein — protein MDPIELDREDFRNLLAEIGRTRMPFGKFGIKEYPPAGVPIMDLPPEYLAWFKERGFPKGRLGELMAQVNVIKEVGMDAVFDPMRQAMGGRFPLRQKPRRSFDFE, from the coding sequence ATGGATCCCATCGAGCTTGACCGCGAGGACTTCCGGAACCTTCTGGCGGAGATCGGACGCACCCGGATGCCCTTCGGGAAATTCGGGATCAAGGAGTACCCGCCCGCCGGGGTTCCGATCATGGATCTCCCTCCGGAGTATCTGGCGTGGTTCAAGGAACGTGGTTTTCCCAAAGGCCGCCTCGGCGAGCTGATGGCCCAGGTGAACGTCATCAAGGAAGTCGGCATGGACGCCGTCTTCGACCCTATGCGCCAGGCGATGGGTGGCAGGTTTCCGCTAAGGCAGAAGCCGCGGCGGTCATTTGATTTCGAGTAG